In Gossypium hirsutum isolate 1008001.06 chromosome A10, Gossypium_hirsutum_v2.1, whole genome shotgun sequence, the DNA window ATTATAAAAAAACAGTAAGATTGTGTTAAATTCATAGATAGAAAAATTATAGAAACAAATATACCCATATCGAAGCAATAGATTAAAATCGaggaatgaataaataatattatttgtttggcaaaaaaaatagaaaaaaaactaaacttttcaatttgtttatacatttttaaaattttaaaactccgACCTGCCGGATTACTTTGGGGGACACCCACTACAGTCCTCCACTCTACCAAATGAGCTAAGGTCGGTTGTTGAAATTTGATGCAACATtactttataataataattttctaaacaAATTATAATCACCGAAAATgttctttatgaaaattttgaaaatgtttattaTTACTAGTcgaaaagtatttttgaaaagatgaaatgataatttTTAGTAATGATGTTGTAAAGTAgaatacttattttaattttttagtttgagTTAAAATATCAATTTAGAATTAAAATCTAATTTGCAACATGGAGATCAGTGGTGGTGACCGACGATGGAACATGGCGGCTAGCGGTAACTATTGACATCTAAATCTAGAATTTTCTTGCTTTAGTTTGATTCATTAAAGAATTGTAATTAAATCAACATttattttttacctttttaatcCATATATGAttttagattatatatttttaattttataaatatttaaagtttatatataatttctaaaaaaatatttttattaaaaagacaATGTGGTATTATGTTATTACCTaaaatagtttctatttttccAACGTTTATTGCAGATTAGACTAAAAAAATCAGAACTTAACAATAttttaagtatcaaattaaaagaaaaattaaatatcaacgtgaaaaaataatatatttcaagaattaaacatttttaataactaaaatttataataagaaaactctttaatattttttaaaaaataaattttattttctgatgAAGTTTCATTTATAATAATGATCTCATATACTTATACAACATAGCTTATGAAAATGGTTGTACAAGTATACGAGGTAATTAATGTCAAAGTTTAGAATAGGGTAATTTTGAgatttaaggttaaaattttattttgtgcaaattatgaatgaattttttttatttagatttattttagttGAAGTTTTATCGTGTGagctttatttattaattttattttttctaaattcgAAGATACAGACTATAATCgtaatttttaatgattaattttaattataattatacattttttatgattaatttttcattcttcttcgagaatgaataaatgaaaattgcattattacttaatatttttcctaatttggtcCATTGACTTGTCAATGCTCCCTAACAATTTTGATGAGATATGGACGAAATCTTTGACATATCCAATTTTCAATACATATAAATGGATGAAGTTGAAATGAATTGAATCTTTCGCGCCCCCCTCCCAAATACCAATAATATAATGTCAcataaaattatttgtatttttaaaaaaattatttggtacATTATAAAtggaatttttagattttacGAGCAGGGTTAGAGGATTGATAAGTGTCCACaagatatagtaaaatatttaaaaaaaaaaacatatacatgtcaattttttaaggtTACTTGTGAAAAAAAAAGCACACTAATTGGAAAATtcatttttgaacaaaaatgatgaatgaaaaattaatttttaaacgaTATTGGCGTAGCAATTCACATGTATTTTATACTAACATGTTACTATTTGTCATTAACatgtaatttaaaaattttaaaaatacaaaattttaaaaaaaataatgaaaagttCATAAAAAATAGCACAAAGTACACAAGATTTCCACGTAGGCCAGTAGGAATTGAACCTACGAATTCGTCAATTATGAGTTGAGCGTTTTAACCATTTAGCCATAGATGTTTAGGAGAGATTCTCGTACATAGTGAATAACCAAATTCCAATTGAAATGAAATCTTTAAgataaatcaattcaatttaggAAGAATCAATGAAACGACATCAATTCAAATCTTGGATTTTCGAATTGAGAGAGatctaaaaattctcattttttctTAGATTCATGGACCCAACTCAATTTAGTTGGATCTTTCATTCACATTTTTTTCGACCAAAAACATTTTATAAAACTCTTGGACCCCCGAATTTGGAGTATCCTACTTTCATGCAATTCACAGGGTTCAACAAGCAATCAATATTTCACTCAATTCATGTTTAAATAGTATATTTccttaacatttaacatttattgCTTAAGTTCTgctattagtccttgtattttattaaaattatggaTTTAATTATTGTACtctaatttggtcattttagtctttatatttttcaaattttaaaatttatgttctcaccaaataataaattttaaattaataaagctctgttatttttcaaaacctgatgcaacaaacatattatcatatgcgTAATGCTATGTAagcttgttattttcacatattatttaCTAAAAATCCAGTAAATGGATTAACAACGGTTATTTAagtcaaaactaaaatttctaaatttaaaaagtatagggacttgaatGATCCAATTGAAGAATATAAATTAAATCTACAACCATACACACGATACATGACTAGTAATTTTAACCAAATAAGTTTAACTGCAACTCATTGGGTcaggattaaaatttcaaaatttgaaaagttaaagaattaaaattgaacaatttaaaaagtacaaagactaaaatttatcaaataaaaaaataaaaattaaattcacttttttACAAAATACATGGACTACTAACATAATTTAACCGCATTAATTCTACCTACCAAACAATGACCCAAAAAAAATCTTCCTACCTAACTCTTCATACCTACCCATGTAAGATTTAGAGAGGTATATTTATGATtaatattcaatatttatattattttattttaaattcgatttcttttttaaaaaagttgaaatttCCTTATCAATaacttgttatttttatgttaaatttatttagttatatAATTAACAAATGGTTTCATAAtaactatttaaattattgaCTATTGATTTAATCCAATTTCATTGAAACTaaaaagttatagatttagttcgtatatttttattttattattttttagtttttatacttttaaaatttaaaatattaattacaatcAAAATGGTgttaaattctttaaattaagttatgttattttacaaaatttaatgcGTCAAATATATTATCGCATATAGAATATAATGTCAGTTTAATATTTCTGGATTTTATAATTGTCTAATCGAATTATCGCCTACAAAATTATCTAATCGAAGTACATGAGTTAAATTTATCggattaatagcaaaatttaactaaatagatttaattattttcatttaatccaaattaaaattttaaaattaaaaaaaaacaaacctcgataaaaaatgaaaaaaaaatctatggTTTTTTTTCCTCATTTAAATATTTGGACAAAAtgaagaaaaggaaataaaattgtCTTACTCTACTTTTGGGATAATTAATCTTTTTCCTAAAAGAGTCCCTTAAAAATACATTACTTTTGctttatttatgaattttccAATTAAAGTTGAGCATTCAAAGATGTCAGTGAAAATAATAGGATAAGCTTTAAAAGTTGCTAGTGCACAAATGTACCACGCCTTGTAAATTTGTGCCCTACAAGATTTTTATACTTCTAATGTATTCCCATTTTATTCAAGAGTAATtactaatatttaacaaaattctATAGATTAAATtcaaattgtattaataatttattttgttttaaggtAAACtgttaaaatagtcacttttgtttacttcaggttatattttagttatttatgatGTTATGTTTTTGTCACTTACGTAAATGTATTGTAACATTTTAATAATTGAgctgttaattgtcgttaacggtgtaacggtaagttgaCTTGTCACGttcaatcatcatttcaaacaaaaattttatattaaattatacaatggtcaccatatttttctctttttggttaaaatttaacctatattttttgtttgaaatgatgattaaacGTGCTAAGTCagttaccgttacaccgttaacgaaAATTAATGACTCggtgattaaaatgttacaacacgttaatgtaagtgaccaaaatgtaacatttcaaacataagtgactaaaatgtaacctgagataaacaaaagttattttattatcGTATAAAATTAGTAagttattttatttcataaattaaaaatatcctatttcgtCCATTAagttttagctcgattggtaGGAGAACTTGAGTTTAAGTGCATTGAAGCCTATTATCTTCTTATATTTAGGTTAAGGAAGGACTTTAAATAGTTCTAGATGTTATttcaaaaagaatatatatatgattcgaacaattttatttctatttcaattcaataaaaaatgaaaaacgaaaaagaaaaataaaagatggaaaacaaatgtgttgaattattgagggAAATGACAATAAAACACATAAAATGAGAAAAAGTTTTTTCTTCCTATTTTAGGGAGGGGCCAGTGAAAAGAGTACAATTATTTCACTTCACTTGCAAACAAATTCATCCATTACAAAATTCCACGTGTCTAAATTCCAAATCACATCCACGTCAGCTTAGACAAAGACATGCAAATGTAATGAAAATTGAAACAAAACCAAAGCTAACAGCgataaaaacaaaacaataagCGAACAAAACAAGAAATTTGCAGAACAATAACACAatgattttccttccttttttatttacttaaaaaagcCTTAATGTCTTTTTTAAATCTCTTCCCATAAACCATCTCCAAAATCCCACTTTAGCAATTATTTTTTTTCCTCAAAGgtatttctgttttctttttacTTGCTCTTTTATtggtttctctctctctctctctctctctctctctctctctctctctatctttcttttatttcttttttcccccagtttttgaatttttcttgttgttttaTTGTTTGGATTTGTTGATTCTGAAAtgggtttcttttgtttttttattttttttcatggcCAAATGCATTGTTAATTtcggtttttggttttttttatgaattgttttctttttatggGTTGTTTGATTTGTTCACATTACTGTTCTTGTAAAATAGATGCTATTATTCTAGCTGATTCTTAAGTTGAGAAAGCAATGAATTTGGAATGTATTTTTGCATTATGTATCTATTGTCAAGATTATTAAAATGTACTATCTAAACGATAGAAGATTCTTTAGGTTTTTGCTTTGTTTAGGGACCAATTCATGGAAATTTTTAGGGATCCAGTGGTGTTTTATTCAGTTCTTTGAACCAAAAACTTGATGGATTATATGGGAGTTTTTTTCCATTAGAAGAAATTTATATATAGGTTTCTATAGAGTGAAACAGTCTTTACTATTTTATGAAGGATTGTGCATTAAGCTCTATGGTACCAATGCTGAAAGATATGTAGATAAGCTAAATAAGCTAGATCTTACTTTATGTTAATGGATTGTTTCGTGTACACAAGGATAAGAATATGTTGGATTGAAACATATAAGCCCTAGGGGAAGAAGGAAGTTGATGATATAGAACTGAGTTTTTAttgttgataaatgtatgtatgtatgttctAAGATGTTTATAATGTTACTGAGCTCAATCAATGGAGTTATATGTTGTGCTTGGTCTATATCCATGCtgaaaatttcttattttcctttttagttgATGTTCATTGTTTAGAAGATCTTGGGTTTGCGTAGTGGTGGTCTTGAAGCTCCTTCAGTTTTTGTGGTTAAATTATCGAGGGAACTTAAGAGGAACCGGGTATTTCAATTATTACGAGAAGGGAATGATCATTTGGTTCGAAGATGATGGAGGTCAACGCTGGATATTCCCGTTCAAATGAGAAACAACTGCCAGAGTGTCGAAAATCTGTTGATAAAGAGAAAAAGCCAGTAGAAAAAGATGCAAGCGCTTCTGCATTTGTAAACCATGGTTCGTTCCTTGCTTTAGATGAGTTAATGGTGTTTGATTATTGCTATTTTCCCACTTTTTCCAATGACATGAAGAAATTTCTCAAGGGTTATCATTGCCATCATGTCTGTTTTAGCTTTAAGATAAGATGTATGGTTTACATGCTTTTCTACCAGATTGTCCCACTCATTGCTACCATGTATGGTACGCATCCAGCACAGATAGGCCCATACCGTGTCTGAAAATGTGTCCAACAAGGGTATTTATGAAACTGAAAAGTCAGAGCAACATAGGCTTAGAGTATTTGACACTGAACTATATCTTTTCAAAGATAGTATCATCCTaagattttcatgaaattgaAGAGCCAGCTCTTCTGCCAGCACTTCATATCCTGTCCTTACCTCTATTCTATTACCTCTGAAAAGTCAAGCTACTGATAATTCACAATTGCTCTATCTGTCCTCTATGGTTGCCATTCAAAAGAAAAAGCAGGATTAGAACTATTGTTTTTGTTTCAACtgagtatatatttattttttgacttTTGAGAATGAAGTTATAATCTAATTGAATCCATTATGTAGCTGCAATCTCTTGGCACGAGAACAGAAGAAAGTGGACAGGAGATAAATCTCAAAAAGCACGAAAGATCAGTAAGGATCAAGTTATAAGGTAAACCAGTTACCCCATTCTTCTTCTGTTTATTCAATGATGGTCTGGTATTGCTCTACTGGATACTATTTTGGTGGGGAAGCTAaacaatatatatgtatttggtaaTGGCCTAGTTGGAACCTATGTTACCTGGACTTGGTAGTGAATGTTGGATCGGGGCATGTGTCTGAACAGATGCTCAATTTTTtctatgcttttttttttttcatatatttaaaggATCATATGTCAAAGATGGGAATTTTATGAAAGATGAAAACTCTGAGAAACAGAAGTTGAAATTGCATCATCACTATCTGTAGACATTTACAATTTGCATATTACAGCCCTTCTTAAAATAGACTTCTTGGTAATCATGTTTTCTTTAAACAAGAAATGTAATGGATTTTTGCTTCTAgtagaaaatggaaaggaagaaCCAAAATATTAGTGCAAAGGTAAGGTTATAAACATTTGGCTCGGTATCTTTTTCGTCTTCAAGATGTGCAGTTAAAGTTTGAGCTGAAGTTGCTATTCCAACTAGGCTCAAGTTGTTGGGGGAAATTCAGGtttgttgaaaaaaataaattcttttagTGTTCTCTCTTAAATGATTGTTTAAACTTCAATGTCAAAGGAAACTTTTGCAGACCCTGTTGAAGTTGGAACGATTTGAGATGCCTCTTATGGTGGCAAATATTCTTTGCTATGTACAATATTTACCGGAAGGTGGCCTTGGATTGATTCAGCTTCCTTTCCAAAAAGGGGACTGTTGTTGATATTTATAGATATGGTTTCTCAAACACCGAAAAATTGTTAGCTTGAACGGAATATATTTGATCGAACTTCATAGAGAACTATTACAAAGTTGCAGCATAGAAATAGTGATTGTTATGTATAACATATCTTACGCATAAATGAAGAATATTTCATCTGTTGTACTATATTAATTGCTCGATATGTAGATTTTACCTTTCTAATTTTTCTTATAGTTGCCTGGATAAGACGAATAATAACTGCAGAAACTTTGTTTTGCAGCTGGTCTACAACATATGAGGAGCTTCTTTCAACTAATGACCCATTTTCCGAGCCAATTCCTTTGCCGGTAAGTTTCTGAAACTGCAATGATTATTGAATCAATCATCAAACAATAGATGTGGATGTTAAGGAGACTTGTTCAGCAGCGGTATAGTACATAAAATAGATTGTTCGAGCAACTCGAGCTTGGTTGAGCCGTCATTACCCTTCTCTTTAGGAGGAATAAAGTTCACGATTCAAATCCCTCCCTCATGTTTCTCATACATATGAAAAAGGGACTGACCAGAGTTCCTTGTTTTAAATGAATTACTGCAGCCACAAGAAACTTACTGCAATGAATGTTGTTGTTCTAAATGCAGGAAATGGTAGATTTTCTAGTTGATATTTGGCACGACGACGGGCTGTACGATTAGATAATCAGTGATGAACTATGATGAAGCTCTGGCATCCGAGATTGGTAGACAATTGGagaagttttttctttttcttttttgggtctTACAAATTTATAGATTTGGATTACCTCCATTGATATTCAAGATTGAGAGTGGCAGTTCCAAGCCTAGATTGTGTTTGCCTCCTTAGATTTATGTAACACACATTGTGAATGTCATTCCAGGATGTTGGATACGGATATCTGTCTTACACGTGTATgatgatatttttttttctatttagagGATCCTAACTACGTACCATTGTTCAAAATGTGTTCGACAAGGGGATTTTTTCCAGATATAAATATGTTAGGAAGCTTCTTGGAAAATCATATTGTCCTACTCATGTCCAACGCATCATAGTATTTACTTTTTGGTTGGCATTGTGATGAGCATGGATCCCAGAACTGAACTGAAGGTTGAACTGGTTgtattttcaattcaattggtttaAGGTTGATGATGATATAAAGTGTTAGcaatttttgtttattatatGGAGTGTCAAAAGGAAGCTTTAATCACTAAGTCTTAGCATAAGCTGTTAGCAAGTTAATTCTTCATCCATGACTTcatattcatttttaatttaatgtttgcttctttttttaatgaaataacttttaaatacAACCATCAAGAAAATAGGCACAAATCAAGCAAAAAACTGTTGTTAGGTGGAAAAAAAAATCAGAGTTGGAGCCTTGTATCATTTATTTGTTGTTAGTGTAAGAAAATTTAAGTTTTGAGTGTATTAAAACGTATTATTCTTCTAATTGGAGCGACTATAGATAGTTTTAGttctaaaaattgtataaaaaaagtaaagtataaacaagttaaatattaaattccCATGAGCTAATTTGTTTATTGTTATAGTTATTAatgtaagtaaaaaaaatatgaattttatgagtttgtgataaattatgtaataaatatatttattaaaattttatataaaataattgttaTTTTGATTACAATCATAAAATTACTTATGTTTTAGATTTTCTGTATTTTAATGACATTATAATTTTCGATTAAGTCTTAATTTGATAGATATgagaattattgctaacataggAACACGTAAGTTCGAGTGTACTGAAatatattatcctcctatttataatTAAAGAGAGACTGTACCTaattttagatattgtataaaaaaaattaattaatcacgaTTTGTCGtttgaaataaattttgtcaTACAAATTGTGATAAATTAGTTTAcattaattcaaatttataataaaataataaaattaaaaatacgagAAGGAAATGTTAACGCGGTGGGCGAAACGACGTCGTGTTGCTAAGTACGCTGCAGACTGTTCTATAACACGTATTTTCCcggaaaatataaaaggaaaagggaaaggTAAAAGATTCCGAAACGAAACACGGCAAAAGAAAATTGaggcaaaaaagaaaagaaaagaaaaacaggaAAGCTTTGATTCTAAGCCATTTTCTTTGCTCCATTCCATAGAAAGATCTAAAAGCTCAAGCTTTCCTAGCAAAATTTTCTCACCATTTTTTTAAGTTACGaagagagggaaaggaaaagggaCTAATTTAGAGAAAGAAAAGGTAAAGATGGATAAATTTAAGAATATGTTGAAACCCAAGCCGAATCCACAACAACCACTAAGAGATTGGCAAAGAAAGCTTCGTCAAGAGTGCCGTAACATTGAACGCCAAATTAGAGGCAAGAtatttccatctttttcccttcaTTGTTTGGAAAAAAGAAATTGATGATTGCTTTTTAGTGGTAATTTTGAATCTTTCAGTTAATGGGTATGTGAGAATTCAGGTTTAAAATAAGGGggtttttttataagaaaatttatgGGATTTTTATGTGGATTTTGTATTAGATATTCAGAGAGAGGAGAAAGGTGTACAGAAGGCAATTCGAGAAGCCGCTAAGAGAAATGACATGGGTTCTGCTAAGGTAAAAAAttcttgggttttttttttttctttctaatggaACTTTATCTATATAGATTAATCATGTCATAGTTTTTGAGGgaattcaatattttataattggAATGGTTTGATTAGGAAGATAAGTTATGTAATTACATTAAAGATCATCTAGGAGAACCTGTTGGTTAATTCGGCTGCCCTTAAGAGTGGCATCTAACAATGGGGATTGGCTCTATTTTAGCAAATAAAAAGATCATTGAGGCGAACCCATCGGTTCATGTAGTCACCCTTAAACATGGCATCTTGTGAATCTAAAGTTCATTGTAAAAGGATCTAGGTCATTATATGGTGTAGAATGACTTTATGTTTTAAGTTGCTGAAGTAAATTGGATTTTGTGGTTTTTTAGATGAAATGATTGGTCATTCATACGAAAAGGATGCTACTTGATTATCCTAAGTCTAGCTGATCTTCAGTATTCATCCAATAGGTATTCGTCCAATGAGTTTTCTAGTCGATCTTAGGATCAGGAGATGTAACTCATCATTGGTTCTAAGCTGGAACTGCACACTGAAATCACGAAAGATGTTGATTTTTGGAATAATGAAAAGATCATCTTTTCGTTGGGTGGTCCAATTTGATGAAACCTATGTGCCTTAGCACGTGTATTATATGTGAAAATCATTTATTGTCTTTTTGTGTATGCTTTCATGTCCGCAATTTTGCATTTGCCTCGTTATTGAGGAGTCATTTCTTATGTAAGCTCTTGTTGTGATCTTATTCATCTTTAGGCACTTgcaaaagaaattttaatgtcGAGAAAAGCTGTGAACCGTCTATATGAGAATAAAGCGCAGCTTAATTCAATATCAATGCACCTTGGAGAAAGTGTTGGTATGACAACTTATGCATCTGAAATCTGTGCATTGCATTTATTCCAACGGTTCTTTTATGCCCCAGTACCTGGAAACATTTTTAATTCGAACATAGGCTGAGAATGTTGTTGGCACGTGCTTATTTCCCTGAATATATCAATGTTTGTAGTATTAGATTTATCATCTGACATAAGTGAACATGTATTTCTGTTTTTTGGAAGAAATGCTTTTCTTTCTAAATATTCTTTATGATGGATTGTATTTGAAGCAATTGCTCGAACCGTTGGCCATTTGTCCAAGAGTGCTGAAGTCATGAAACTTGTAAACAACCTCATGAAAGCTCCACAAATGGCTGCCACGATGCAAGAATTTAGCAAAGAAATGATCAAGGTAATTTTCAAGTTTGTAACTTTGTTGCATTTACGTGCCAGTTTTTGTTTCATAATATTTACCATCGTGGTCAAACACCTTGGAATTGACACTAGCATAGGACACTTGGTATTCTACTATTGTTGTTCGGAGTTGCTATGTTGCCTCAAGATtggttttttagtggtgttttttTTACTGAAAGTTGTACAAAAGTGAACTTTGTCGGGAAATTCATTTTTGGATGTGTCCAATCAAAGTCTAAAGTTAACAACCGATATCCATGTTGTATAGATTGAAAGAACGAAATTAGACAACTATTTAGTAGCATACGTGAACTAATGAGCATCTTCTTTTAAAAGTACAATGACTCCAAGTGCAATGTGAGAAGCATCTACATGCTCTACATATTTTTCGAGTTTCTTATTTTCTGTTTTAAGATAAATGCCTCTGTTCAACCATGCAGGCAGGTGTTATTGAAGAAATGGTAAATGATGCCCTTGACTCGGCATTGGATTCCGAAGATATTGAAGAAGAGACCGAAGAAGAAGTTGATAAGGTTCTTTCGGAAATTGCCGGTGAAACTGTGGCACAGCTTCCTGAAGCTGTTCGGAAGGAAAGAGCGAGGGTATCTGCAGAAAAAGAAAGCACTTCCC includes these proteins:
- the LOC107934552 gene encoding uncharacterized protein, with translation MMEVNAGYSRSNEKQLPECRKSVDKEKKPVEKDASASAFVNHAAISWHENRRKWTGDKSQKARKISKDQVISWSTTYEELLSTNDPFSEPIPLPEMVDFLVDIWHDDGLYD
- the LOC107934530 gene encoding vacuolar protein sorting-associated protein 24 homolog 1 isoform X2, encoding MGSAKALAKEILMSRKAVNRLYENKAQLNSISMHLGESVAIARTVGHLSKSAEVMKLVNNLMKAPQMAATMQEFSKEMIKAGVIEEMVNDALDSALDSEDIEEETEEEVDKVLSEIAGETVAQLPEAVRKERARVSAEKESTSREEETIAEGVDDEEELEEIRARLARVRS
- the LOC107934530 gene encoding vacuolar protein sorting-associated protein 24 homolog 1 isoform X1, which codes for MDKFKNMLKPKPNPQQPLRDWQRKLRQECRNIERQIRDIQREEKGVQKAIREAAKRNDMGSAKALAKEILMSRKAVNRLYENKAQLNSISMHLGESVAIARTVGHLSKSAEVMKLVNNLMKAPQMAATMQEFSKEMIKAGVIEEMVNDALDSALDSEDIEEETEEEVDKVLSEIAGETVAQLPEAVRKERARVSAEKESTSREEETIAEGVDDEEELEEIRARLARVRS